From the genome of Candidatus Brocadiaceae bacterium, one region includes:
- a CDS encoding glycosyltransferase family 2 protein: MNVHRAIESVLGWAAQVFVVDSLSSDDTVRIARSYEGVQVFEHPFENYSKQWNWALDNLPIETEWVMILAADESVPEKTRDEIAAAIQTARGEVAAFTLWWKFIFMGKWLKHTCRKVHSIRIWRTGRGRFEDRSVNEQLIVDGEVRSLKQPLIHDDRKGISAWVWRHNRYSTMEAIEFFRRKEKVTGAPSGRKVAWRRFLFERVWPWVPCGPLLLFLYRFFFRLGFLDGRAGLDYALLKLFFSLMISLKKREYRLTGAVSSQDAMM; encoded by the coding sequence ATGAACGTACATCGTGCTATCGAGTCCGTCCTTGGCTGGGCCGCGCAGGTGTTTGTCGTTGATTCGCTCAGCAGCGATGACACGGTCCGCATCGCTCGATCCTACGAGGGTGTGCAGGTCTTCGAGCACCCCTTCGAGAACTACAGCAAGCAGTGGAACTGGGCGCTCGACAACCTGCCCATCGAGACGGAGTGGGTGATGATCCTGGCGGCTGACGAATCCGTGCCCGAGAAGACGCGGGATGAGATCGCGGCGGCGATCCAGACCGCCCGCGGGGAGGTCGCCGCGTTCACGCTCTGGTGGAAGTTCATCTTCATGGGCAAGTGGCTGAAGCACACATGCCGGAAGGTCCATAGCATACGTATCTGGCGGACCGGGCGCGGGCGGTTCGAGGACCGGTCTGTCAACGAGCAACTGATCGTCGACGGCGAGGTGCGCTCCCTCAAACAGCCCCTGATCCACGACGACCGCAAGGGCATCAGCGCCTGGGTCTGGCGGCACAACCGCTACTCCACCATGGAGGCCATCGAGTTCTTCCGCCGGAAGGAGAAGGTAACGGGCGCGCCGTCCGGGCGAAAGGTCGCCTGGCGCCGGTTCCTTTTCGAGCGGGTGTGGCCATGGGTGCCATGCGGCCCCTTGCTGCTGTTTCTGTATCGTTTCTTTTTCCGCCTGGGATTTCTGGACGGAAGAGCAGGTCTGGACTACGCACTCCTTAAGCTATTCTTCTCCCTCATGATCTCCCTCAAGAAGAGGGAGTACCGACTCACCGGCGCGGTGTCGTCTCAGGATGCCATGATGTGA
- a CDS encoding N-acetyltransferase: MHPLVQIHPTAEVAADAAIGKGTKVWHYAQIRSGAEIGENCNLGKGVYIDAGVKIGNGVKIQNGISVYAGVQVEDDVLLGPNCTFTNDLYPRAFPVDWKVIPTRLRKGCSIGANATIVCGVTIGEYSLIAAGAVVTEDTLPYSVMLGNPARLKSFACKCGRELRKIHGAGDLLRLTCSSCGRVLSLRFELHEPQ, encoded by the coding sequence ATGCACCCCCTAGTACAGATTCACCCGACTGCTGAAGTCGCTGCAGATGCGGCAATCGGGAAGGGCACGAAGGTCTGGCATTACGCACAGATTCGGAGCGGCGCGGAAATCGGCGAGAACTGTAACCTCGGCAAGGGCGTGTACATCGATGCAGGCGTGAAGATAGGCAACGGTGTCAAGATACAGAATGGCATCTCCGTGTACGCGGGCGTCCAGGTAGAGGATGATGTTCTGCTCGGCCCCAACTGCACGTTCACGAATGACCTCTACCCGCGTGCGTTCCCGGTAGACTGGAAGGTGATCCCGACACGTTTGAGGAAGGGCTGCTCCATCGGGGCAAACGCAACCATTGTCTGCGGCGTAACCATCGGAGAGTACTCGCTCATAGCCGCCGGAGCTGTCGTGACCGAAGACACGCTTCCCTACTCGGTGATGCTGGGGAATCCCGCCCGGCTCAAAAGCTTCGCGTGCAAGTGTGGACGGGAGCTCCGCAAGATCCACGGCGCCGGTGACCTTCTTCGCCTCACGTGCTCCTCCTGTGGACGCGTGCTGTCGCTGAGATTCGAGCTTCACGAGCCGCAGTGA
- a CDS encoding methyltransferase domain-containing protein: MKPGKFDIDSEALAQRIDAHVRYGLYDINEWILQQMEIHAGLSILELGCGTGKQTLPLARMVGTEGTVVAVDIAETALRALQRRAQELRVDGQIRLWALSLDDLRCVPCKELFDRALASYSLYYARDPYAVIQTVQDVLRPSGLFFFCGPGRGNNAELLRFICSLRGTELEDDPVHVLMEDKAPQMAGAYFRHVEISTFVNPLRFDSVDSLLRYWRSHNLYEEQLERDFAGAAEAHFQRHRSFETVKRVIGVKATK, encoded by the coding sequence ATGAAGCCGGGCAAGTTCGACATAGACTCGGAAGCTCTGGCCCAGAGGATAGACGCGCATGTGCGCTACGGCCTCTATGACATCAACGAGTGGATTCTCCAGCAGATGGAAATCCATGCGGGTCTGTCCATACTGGAACTCGGTTGCGGCACAGGGAAGCAGACATTACCGCTGGCCCGGATGGTCGGTACCGAGGGGACGGTTGTTGCAGTGGACATCGCGGAGACGGCACTCCGAGCGCTGCAACGCCGGGCTCAGGAACTCAGAGTCGATGGGCAGATCAGGCTCTGGGCCCTCAGTCTGGACGACCTTCGGTGCGTTCCATGCAAGGAGCTCTTCGACCGCGCGCTGGCGAGCTACTCCCTGTACTATGCCAGAGACCCCTACGCGGTCATCCAGACAGTGCAGGACGTTCTTCGACCGAGTGGGCTCTTTTTCTTCTGCGGCCCGGGCCGGGGAAACAACGCCGAGCTCCTGCGTTTCATCTGCTCCCTCCGGGGTACGGAGCTTGAGGACGACCCGGTGCACGTCCTCATGGAAGACAAGGCGCCTCAGATGGCTGGGGCATACTTTCGTCACGTTGAGATATCCACTTTCGTCAATCCGCTCCGATTTGACTCAGTCGATTCGCTTCTTCGATACTGGCGCTCGCACAACCTCTACGAGGAGCAACTGGAGCGCGATTTCGCAGGAGCGGCGGAAGCACACTTTCAGAGGCATCGGTCGTTCGAGACGGTGAAGCGCGTCATCGGCGTGAAGGCGACCAAGTGA
- a CDS encoding glycosyltransferase family 4 protein codes for MTALLNFVAADQGGALTYARNVCTELARVDCPGRFLVLLCSDAWNRFEAWPATPQVEYCVLAWTKRSALHRLYFDRHGLKRLARREGAGSLYSQVFAVPRFPGRQVLNLRNAIHFDETYRRRFAEYSTRTARLRAAVRRRMARRSIRQADVVIAPTQAMLDTARAQCPPRDGQLWQAVYHGFDRVAFLNGRPLNERQRAMLDACPPGVPRLLFVSAFCEHKNVDTLLRAFDVLRSGGNDGRLLLTFPKEKLDTPGGHRARDALAECRFQDDIVFLGGVPWPELWNLYAAADVFVFPSYLESFGMPLVEAMASGLPVIASDTAVHREVCGDAAVYFDTFEPEALADRMESVLADSALRAELAERGRRRSTDFSWERHVHEILRLLDTPCASAWPGVACGGQVRDGDHCA; via the coding sequence ATGACCGCTCTACTCAACTTCGTTGCCGCAGACCAGGGGGGCGCGCTCACGTATGCACGCAACGTCTGCACAGAGCTTGCCCGCGTCGATTGCCCCGGGCGGTTCCTCGTACTGCTCTGCTCGGACGCCTGGAACCGGTTCGAGGCCTGGCCGGCGACGCCGCAGGTCGAATACTGTGTCCTCGCCTGGACCAAGCGATCCGCTTTGCACCGCCTCTACTTCGACCGTCACGGGCTGAAGCGGCTGGCTCGCAGGGAAGGCGCCGGCAGCCTGTATTCGCAGGTCTTTGCCGTCCCCAGGTTCCCCGGACGGCAGGTGCTCAACCTCCGGAACGCGATCCACTTCGACGAGACGTATCGGCGGCGATTCGCCGAGTACTCCACAAGGACGGCTCGGCTGCGGGCGGCCGTCCGCCGTCGCATGGCGCGCCGATCCATCCGGCAGGCGGACGTGGTGATTGCGCCTACGCAAGCGATGCTCGACACGGCGCGGGCGCAGTGTCCCCCGCGCGATGGACAACTCTGGCAGGCCGTCTACCATGGATTCGACCGCGTCGCGTTCCTGAACGGCCGCCCGTTGAACGAACGTCAGCGGGCGATGCTGGATGCCTGCCCCCCCGGCGTGCCGCGCCTCCTGTTCGTCTCGGCCTTTTGCGAGCACAAGAACGTGGACACCCTGTTGCGCGCGTTCGACGTTCTCCGGTCGGGCGGCAACGACGGGCGCCTCCTCCTGACGTTCCCCAAGGAGAAGCTGGACACACCGGGCGGGCATCGAGCCCGCGACGCCTTGGCCGAATGCCGCTTCCAGGACGACATCGTGTTCCTGGGAGGTGTCCCGTGGCCGGAACTCTGGAACTTGTACGCGGCGGCGGACGTCTTTGTCTTCCCCTCCTACCTGGAGAGCTTCGGCATGCCGCTGGTGGAGGCGATGGCGTCGGGGCTGCCCGTCATCGCCTCCGACACGGCCGTGCATCGCGAAGTGTGCGGCGACGCGGCCGTCTACTTCGACACCTTCGAGCCCGAGGCCCTGGCCGACCGGATGGAGTCAGTCCTCGCCGACTCGGCCCTGCGCGCCGAACTGGCTGAGCGGGGCCGCCGCCGCAGCACGGACTTCAGTTGGGAACGCCACGTCCACGAGATACTTCGGCTGCTGGACACACCTTGTGCCTCGGCCTGGCCTGGTGTTGCATGCGGCGGGCAGGTTCGAGACGGAGATCACTGTGCATGA
- a CDS encoding glycosyltransferase family 4 protein, giving the protein MRVAYHQRKRGAGRSIERVFAAVRSAMPKRVVCQGVECPRPSRGVLPRLHNMAHAARIRGELHHVTGDVHYVALALPAGRTILTIHDCVSLNRLKGLRRDVLKLFWYSLPIRRCALVTTISSFSKDELLKNVDANPDKIRVVHDPLPSGFEPCSAKFDTRKPVLLHVGTKENKNLERVARALEGITCRLEVVGRVDERQRAILAECRIDWSESYGLTDQELLATYRQCDMVVFASTYEGFGMPILEAQATGRPLVTSNICSMPEVAGEGACLVDPFSVASIREGVLRVCADSAYREDLVAAGLENVRRFRPERIAADYLALYEEVLP; this is encoded by the coding sequence ATGCGCGTCGCATACCACCAGCGCAAACGCGGTGCAGGTCGCAGCATTGAGCGTGTATTCGCCGCCGTGCGGAGCGCCATGCCCAAGCGCGTGGTCTGCCAGGGCGTAGAGTGCCCACGGCCGAGCCGGGGCGTTCTGCCGCGGTTACACAACATGGCCCATGCGGCGCGCATCCGGGGCGAACTGCACCACGTGACCGGCGATGTGCATTACGTGGCTCTCGCCCTGCCCGCGGGACGGACGATTCTGACGATCCATGACTGCGTCTCGTTGAATCGCCTGAAGGGGTTGCGCAGGGACGTGCTCAAGCTCTTCTGGTACAGCCTGCCCATACGCCGCTGCGCGCTCGTCACGACCATCTCCAGCTTCTCGAAAGATGAGCTACTCAAGAACGTTGATGCCAACCCGGACAAGATCCGGGTCGTCCACGACCCTCTTCCGAGCGGCTTTGAACCCTGCTCAGCCAAGTTCGACACCAGGAAGCCTGTGCTGTTGCACGTTGGCACGAAGGAGAACAAGAATCTGGAGCGTGTCGCCAGGGCACTCGAGGGGATCACCTGCCGCTTGGAGGTTGTCGGCCGCGTCGATGAAAGGCAGCGGGCCATCCTCGCGGAATGCCGCATCGACTGGAGTGAATCGTATGGCCTGACGGATCAAGAGTTGCTTGCGACGTACAGGCAGTGCGACATGGTCGTCTTCGCCTCTACATATGAAGGGTTCGGCATGCCGATCCTCGAGGCTCAGGCTACCGGACGGCCGCTTGTGACGAGCAACATCTGCTCGATGCCCGAAGTCGCTGGGGAAGGTGCTTGCCTCGTCGACCCGTTCAGCGTGGCTTCCATCCGTGAGGGTGTGCTTCGAGTGTGTGCCGACTCCGCGTACCGAGAGGATCTGGTTGCCGCAGGCTTGGAGAACGTGAGGCGCTTCCGGCCGGAACGCATTGCAGCCGACTATCTGGCTCTGTACGAGGAGGTTCTTCCGTGA
- a CDS encoding glycosyltransferase family 4 protein: MISHPIQHFAPVYLELASRNNIGLRVFYGSDAGARSFHDRGFGRDVQWDIDLLSGYDSVILTPGAPVGGAHSRRLNSPRLTEELNRYDPDVVLLYGYASRMQWRAWNWARMQRKGILYFSDTNVIQNRSFARRMLKRIALKVYFGRVSVFLAVGDRNIDYLLQYGASPERIIRCPLTVDIGRFRQVLEGDWQERRQGIRRQRFGLPAGSGFVVGFAGKMTSIKRPRDVLEAVCRLKGQGRVVQALMVGSGPLLEDMKRYAEQGGIAAQISWTGFINQSEIPTMYASCDALVLSSDRDNHPLAVTEAAACGLPVIVSDRAGCVGPTDTARHGENAIVYPCGDVKALAAAITRLMDDPVEYARMAQRSLEIAETQDVPVAAQAIEQAVLTARICRT, translated from the coding sequence GTGATCAGCCACCCCATCCAGCACTTCGCGCCCGTGTACCTGGAGCTTGCATCGCGCAACAATATCGGTCTTCGCGTATTCTATGGTTCCGACGCAGGTGCTCGGAGCTTCCACGACAGAGGATTCGGTCGCGATGTCCAATGGGACATCGACCTGCTGAGTGGCTATGACTCCGTCATCCTGACTCCCGGCGCCCCCGTGGGCGGTGCACACTCCCGCCGACTGAACTCCCCCCGCCTGACTGAGGAACTCAACCGATACGACCCCGACGTCGTTTTGCTGTACGGCTATGCCTCACGCATGCAGTGGCGCGCATGGAACTGGGCCAGAATGCAGCGCAAAGGCATTCTGTACTTCAGCGACACGAATGTCATCCAGAATCGCTCGTTCGCAAGACGCATGCTGAAGAGGATCGCGCTCAAGGTGTATTTCGGCAGAGTGTCGGTCTTCCTTGCCGTCGGTGATCGCAACATTGATTATCTTCTGCAGTATGGTGCTTCGCCGGAACGCATCATCCGATGCCCACTGACCGTCGATATCGGTCGATTCAGGCAGGTTCTGGAAGGCGACTGGCAAGAACGCCGGCAGGGGATCCGCCGGCAACGCTTCGGGTTGCCGGCGGGCAGTGGGTTCGTTGTGGGATTCGCGGGTAAGATGACGTCCATCAAGCGGCCCCGGGATGTGTTGGAAGCAGTCTGCAGGCTCAAGGGCCAAGGCCGAGTCGTCCAAGCTCTCATGGTCGGGAGCGGCCCATTGCTGGAGGACATGAAGCGCTACGCAGAGCAAGGGGGAATAGCGGCGCAGATATCCTGGACCGGCTTCATCAATCAGTCGGAGATCCCGACCATGTATGCGTCGTGCGATGCTCTCGTGCTGTCCTCTGACCGTGACAACCACCCACTAGCGGTCACCGAGGCCGCAGCCTGCGGCCTCCCGGTCATCGTGTCCGACCGTGCCGGGTGCGTGGGGCCAACGGACACGGCCCGTCACGGCGAGAATGCGATCGTGTACCCTTGTGGTGACGTAAAGGCGCTGGCCGCAGCAATCACCCGCCTCATGGACGATCCGGTTGAGTACGCGCGCATGGCCCAGCGTAGCCTTGAGATCGCCGAAACGCAGGACGTGCCTGTAGCGGCGCAGGCAATCGAACAAGCCGTGTTAACAGCGCGCATCTGCAGGACGTAG
- a CDS encoding glycosyltransferase, whose amino-acid sequence MLRILLLGADWHGSDALGLARAFRRLGHAVRHVAPDRFVPNLGRGLGPRVVRRVIRPMCHMAFQRAVLDEVEVFRPDCVLVFKGNGVSPALLRDLRARGLCLVNFYPDVSFLCHGKDVREGLALYHHIFTTKSFGIADMQRILGLESAEFLPHGFDPDIHRPLCVRPDDMEALGADASFIGTWSPKKEAMLASLAAVSPHIRLRIWGSQWEKATAPQIRGVVGGRHLLGDTYPLAIGASRINIAILSEQREGASSGDLTTSRTFHIPASGGFMLHERTHELLQFYDEGKEVACFGSAEELVEKTRYYLDNEEEREAIRLAGHRRCVAENSLDGRATRIVQWFREQHGEQPGDHFGKE is encoded by the coding sequence ATGCTGCGGATACTCCTTCTTGGAGCTGATTGGCACGGGAGCGATGCGCTGGGGCTTGCACGCGCCTTCCGCCGGCTCGGTCATGCCGTGAGACACGTTGCCCCGGACCGTTTCGTGCCGAACCTGGGGCGTGGGCTGGGACCACGCGTCGTGCGGCGAGTGATCCGCCCTATGTGTCACATGGCGTTCCAGCGGGCAGTGCTCGATGAAGTCGAGGTCTTCCGGCCGGATTGTGTTCTGGTCTTCAAGGGGAACGGCGTATCCCCTGCCCTTCTGCGGGATCTGCGCGCGCGTGGCCTCTGTCTTGTCAACTTCTACCCGGATGTCAGCTTCTTGTGCCACGGCAAAGACGTGCGAGAGGGTCTTGCCCTGTACCACCACATTTTCACGACCAAGTCGTTCGGGATCGCGGATATGCAGCGCATCCTGGGTCTTGAGTCAGCAGAGTTTCTTCCCCATGGTTTCGACCCTGACATCCACCGACCCCTGTGCGTGAGACCTGACGACATGGAGGCCCTGGGTGCCGATGCATCGTTCATTGGCACCTGGTCGCCCAAGAAGGAAGCCATGCTGGCTTCGCTGGCTGCGGTGTCCCCCCACATTAGGCTGAGAATATGGGGCTCGCAGTGGGAGAAGGCAACGGCCCCCCAGATCCGTGGAGTCGTAGGTGGAAGACATCTCCTTGGCGACACGTACCCGCTGGCGATAGGAGCGTCGCGTATCAACATTGCCATTCTGTCGGAGCAGCGCGAAGGGGCCAGTTCCGGCGACCTGACCACCTCGCGGACCTTCCACATACCCGCCAGCGGGGGCTTCATGCTGCACGAGCGCACGCACGAACTGCTGCAGTTCTATGACGAGGGAAAGGAGGTCGCCTGTTTCGGATCGGCAGAGGAACTGGTTGAGAAGACGCGCTATTACCTTGACAACGAGGAGGAAAGGGAGGCCATTCGGCTCGCCGGCCATCGGCGGTGTGTTGCGGAGAACAGTCTTGACGGCAGAGCCACTCGCATCGTGCAGTGGTTTCGGGAGCAGCATGGGGAGCAACCAGGAGACCATTTCGGGAAGGAGTGA
- a CDS encoding glycosyltransferase family 4 protein, translating into MRILLITQTFPPEMRAEAFCVGKLTMALQDSGHHVSVVCRKPSHLPPDGAQDAGLWARLPVPEQPAEPQARSMRKLGALAARMRFLSPGIGGFLPKLYRHSRAILERDSFDWIVTGSPSSPTAHLGWALKRRYGVRWACLFNDPSPWCLSPAPYASGNAEGLCDRFQIWRARACLTHADAILAPTRRLLQLIARGYALDVDRRGIVVPHIGWRSRQQDALQCNGCHHVVHLGSLVHHRSSRLLAATLIALNEQIRDRRLPAALRFFGPSLDGRWLEGVFGGDADAVRYCGTLGYAESLETMQKASGLMLVEAVMETGVYLPSKLADYAASGRPVLMFSPPNGTVADLVGGFSHPGFLGQDPDVASARIIQFLERAVAGEDLSGYRFPTADVFAPESVAGALIGGLESLR; encoded by the coding sequence ATGAGGATACTCCTGATCACACAAACGTTCCCGCCGGAAATGCGTGCGGAGGCATTCTGTGTGGGCAAGCTCACAATGGCTCTTCAGGACAGCGGACATCACGTCTCGGTCGTCTGTCGCAAGCCGAGCCACTTGCCTCCTGACGGTGCTCAAGATGCAGGGCTGTGGGCCCGGCTGCCAGTGCCGGAGCAGCCGGCTGAACCGCAGGCCCGTTCCATGCGGAAGCTGGGGGCGCTGGCCGCACGGATGCGATTCCTGAGCCCAGGCATCGGCGGGTTCCTGCCGAAGCTCTACAGGCACTCGAGAGCCATCCTTGAGCGGGACTCCTTCGACTGGATCGTCACTGGTTCCCCGTCGTCACCAACCGCTCATCTGGGGTGGGCACTCAAACGCAGATACGGTGTGCGTTGGGCGTGCCTCTTCAACGACCCCTCACCATGGTGCTTGAGCCCTGCGCCTTATGCCTCCGGCAATGCCGAAGGCTTGTGCGATCGGTTTCAGATATGGCGGGCACGTGCCTGCCTGACACACGCTGACGCAATACTAGCCCCTACCAGACGCCTTCTGCAGCTCATCGCCCGTGGCTACGCACTGGACGTTGACCGCAGGGGGATTGTCGTCCCACACATAGGGTGGCGCAGTCGGCAACAGGACGCGCTGCAGTGCAATGGCTGCCATCACGTAGTGCACCTAGGTTCCCTGGTGCATCACCGCAGTAGCCGATTGCTTGCCGCCACCCTGATCGCTCTGAACGAGCAGATCAGGGATCGGAGACTCCCCGCTGCCCTCCGGTTCTTCGGTCCATCCTTGGACGGAAGGTGGTTGGAGGGAGTGTTTGGAGGTGATGCAGATGCCGTGCGATACTGCGGAACGCTTGGCTATGCCGAGTCGCTGGAGACGATGCAGAAAGCAAGCGGGCTGATGCTCGTGGAGGCCGTGATGGAGACCGGCGTGTACTTGCCCTCCAAGTTGGCCGACTATGCGGCCTCAGGCCGGCCGGTGCTGATGTTCAGCCCGCCGAATGGCACTGTGGCGGATCTCGTGGGGGGGTTCTCGCACCCCGGCTTCCTTGGCCAGGACCCCGACGTGGCGTCCGCCAGGATCATCCAGTTTCTCGAACGCGCGGTGGCCGGGGAGGACCTGAGCGGATACCGCTTCCCGACAGCGGATGTGTTCGCGCCCGAGAGTGTGGCCGGGGCGCTCATAGGCGGACTTGAGTCGCTGAGGTGA
- a CDS encoding polysaccharide pyruvyl transferase family protein, whose protein sequence is MRKPAFVMFGIGGVYNYGCEAIVRGTVEILRQVSPDSHVRYLSQRPTEDAAALSDCAVQVVGWQQRARWHPLHICRGTLRRIGAPYRWIPPARLSCFHKDDCALWIGGDTPDIGLGPFRSDQTVAHFDLPRAIARRSAGLVIWATSVTPCPGAAEAYRSLLKRATLVTAREPLTHRYLSDLAGHDKVKSVADPAFLMPAASVNGDFPWTDHAKPTLAVNLSPLSVRTAYGPNGMAGALQEQTDFVATMMRKLDVRVVLVPHVVAPHTEGDDDCRYLARMHERLRAACPEPDAVTVLPGGLGARRTKGVIGQCDALVAARMHCAIAGVSSGVPTLFVSYSSKAKGMAQYVYGDLQWHIGLTELPAASTIEKIALLLERRSAVREYLRDSANQFHEDAFRGGAFLAECLQGQDVCGK, encoded by the coding sequence ATGAGAAAGCCCGCGTTCGTGATGTTCGGCATCGGTGGCGTCTACAACTACGGGTGCGAGGCCATCGTGCGCGGAACCGTCGAGATACTTCGCCAGGTCTCTCCTGACAGCCACGTCCGCTATCTTTCACAGCGGCCGACGGAGGACGCAGCGGCACTGTCTGACTGCGCCGTTCAGGTCGTCGGTTGGCAACAACGCGCCCGGTGGCATCCACTGCACATATGCAGGGGCACACTTCGTCGCATTGGCGCCCCCTATCGATGGATTCCGCCTGCTCGCCTCTCGTGTTTCCACAAGGACGATTGTGCCCTGTGGATCGGCGGGGATACGCCCGACATCGGCCTGGGCCCGTTCCGCTCCGATCAGACTGTAGCGCATTTCGATCTGCCCAGAGCCATCGCACGCCGAAGCGCAGGGCTTGTGATCTGGGCCACATCGGTCACCCCATGCCCCGGGGCAGCGGAGGCTTACAGGAGCTTGCTCAAGAGAGCAACTTTGGTGACCGCGCGCGAGCCTCTGACGCACCGATATCTGAGCGATCTGGCCGGCCACGACAAGGTGAAGTCCGTCGCAGACCCTGCGTTCCTGATGCCCGCTGCATCCGTCAATGGGGACTTCCCCTGGACGGATCACGCCAAACCCACACTCGCCGTGAACCTGAGCCCTTTGTCCGTCCGGACGGCATATGGACCGAATGGGATGGCCGGTGCGCTGCAGGAACAGACGGACTTTGTCGCAACCATGATGCGGAAGTTGGATGTACGGGTGGTCCTGGTCCCTCACGTCGTGGCACCCCATACGGAGGGCGACGACGACTGCCGTTACCTGGCCCGCATGCACGAACGCTTGCGGGCAGCGTGCCCCGAGCCGGATGCGGTCACCGTTCTGCCGGGTGGCCTGGGCGCCCGGCGGACGAAGGGGGTGATCGGCCAGTGCGACGCTCTTGTCGCGGCGCGCATGCACTGCGCGATTGCGGGGGTCTCGAGTGGCGTGCCAACGCTCTTTGTATCCTACAGCTCCAAGGCCAAGGGGATGGCTCAGTACGTGTATGGCGACCTCCAATGGCACATCGGGCTCACCGAGCTTCCTGCGGCCTCGACAATCGAGAAGATCGCATTGCTTCTGGAGCGCCGCTCTGCTGTCAGGGAGTACCTCCGCGATTCCGCGAATCAATTCCACGAGGATGCGTTCAGAGGAGGAGCCTTCCTGGCCGAGTGCCTGCAAGGTCAGGACGTATGCGGCAAGTAG
- a CDS encoding 4Fe-4S ferredoxin, protein MLNVANTVVASGLCSGCGVCTALCPVGVLQMRIAANGDLTACDVGGCVDCGVCLFVCPFAEGIHGSVPENKALFADEGAVRDPRHPAVGWHRACFAGHSAKDGHRSSGASGGLLTWLLESLLSNGMIDCAAVVRFAGGQDKPLFEFRAAESVADIRRAAGSVYQPVELSGVLQEILRAPERRWAVAGVPCLCTAVRRAVGKKPALARSIPYVLGLACGMYQNVMYTELLLAESGVKTDETVAVRYRVKDTEGPPGDFCFVATRRDGSEGRPIPYRGLPLFLGRNGYFRLDACNFCRDVFAGAADACFMDAWLPEYARDPRGTSLVVIRNAGLEALVAGGVASGDLVLAPVTAGDVARSQQGALRRKWRLARTRTAFGVSHRPQHAPRISLSDMLSWHLNRWTQRRSKAAWRYYGRRHGPTAFWLSIADLLLLQSVLMPIVMRLESLVARFVGLLKRSPDSSAGTRQECTP, encoded by the coding sequence ATGCTGAATGTCGCGAACACGGTCGTTGCCTCCGGTCTTTGCAGTGGCTGTGGCGTCTGCACTGCTCTCTGCCCCGTTGGCGTGCTCCAGATGAGGATCGCGGCCAATGGCGACCTGACTGCGTGTGACGTCGGCGGTTGCGTGGATTGTGGTGTGTGCCTTTTCGTGTGCCCGTTTGCCGAAGGAATCCATGGTTCCGTCCCGGAGAACAAGGCCCTCTTCGCTGACGAGGGGGCGGTTCGCGACCCTCGGCATCCTGCTGTTGGGTGGCATCGCGCCTGTTTCGCTGGCCACTCTGCGAAGGACGGGCATAGATCGTCAGGTGCATCAGGAGGCCTTCTCACCTGGCTGCTCGAATCCCTGCTTAGCAATGGCATGATTGACTGCGCCGCTGTTGTCAGGTTTGCGGGTGGACAGGACAAGCCTCTTTTTGAGTTTCGTGCTGCAGAATCGGTGGCAGATATCCGAAGGGCCGCTGGCAGCGTCTATCAGCCGGTTGAGCTATCGGGTGTGCTTCAGGAGATTCTGCGCGCCCCGGAGAGGCGTTGGGCCGTCGCAGGCGTTCCCTGCCTCTGCACTGCTGTCCGAAGAGCGGTCGGGAAGAAGCCCGCGCTGGCCCGGTCCATACCATACGTCCTGGGCCTCGCGTGCGGGATGTACCAGAACGTCATGTACACCGAGCTTCTCCTTGCCGAAAGCGGGGTCAAGACTGACGAGACGGTCGCCGTCCGCTACCGCGTGAAGGATACAGAAGGACCGCCGGGCGATTTCTGCTTCGTCGCGACACGCAGGGACGGTTCGGAAGGGCGGCCGATTCCTTACAGAGGCCTTCCGTTGTTCCTCGGCAGAAACGGGTATTTTCGACTGGACGCCTGCAACTTCTGCCGAGACGTCTTCGCCGGAGCAGCCGACGCCTGCTTCATGGACGCCTGGCTGCCCGAGTATGCACGCGACCCCCGGGGCACATCCCTCGTTGTCATCCGAAACGCCGGACTTGAGGCCCTCGTTGCCGGCGGCGTTGCGTCCGGAGACCTCGTTCTCGCTCCGGTCACTGCGGGCGATGTCGCCCGCAGTCAGCAGGGAGCCCTTCGCCGAAAATGGCGGCTCGCCAGAACGAGGACAGCGTTCGGCGTGTCCCATCGCCCGCAGCATGCCCCCAGAATCAGCCTCTCCGATATGCTATCCTGGCACCTTAATCGTTGGACACAACGCCGCAGCAAAGCCGCCTGGCGGTATTACGGCAGACGGCACGGACCGACTGCCTTCTGGCTGTCCATTGCCGACTTGCTCCTGCTCCAATCTGTTCTGATGCCTATTGTGATGCGTCTCGAGTCGCTTGTTGCGCGCTTCGTAGGCCTTCTGAAGCGATCACCGGATAGCAGCGCAGGAACCCGACAGGAATGCACACCATGA